From a region of the Fischerella sp. JS2 genome:
- a CDS encoding LptA/OstA family protein, with protein MISWYQLFLLPMRRFGLAFMLPAALFGAIAFPSQLQTATAQTSAGSRPLTIHSDVQEYDAKTQVATARGNVQMVYEARGIQATAAQAQYFSKERRIVLSGNVYILQKGGNSIRGETVTYLIDEGRFVATPKSGRQVESIYIVNDSQVNQATTPAPNTPPLQRSN; from the coding sequence ATGATCTCTTGGTATCAATTATTTTTATTGCCAATGCGCCGCTTTGGATTAGCCTTCATGCTACCAGCTGCACTTTTTGGTGCGATCGCATTTCCCAGTCAACTACAAACTGCTACCGCCCAGACATCAGCTGGAAGTCGCCCTCTGACTATTCACTCTGATGTGCAAGAATACGACGCCAAAACACAAGTAGCAACTGCTCGCGGCAATGTACAAATGGTATATGAAGCCCGAGGAATTCAAGCAACAGCAGCCCAAGCTCAATATTTCAGCAAAGAACGCCGCATAGTTCTAAGTGGTAATGTTTATATTTTGCAAAAGGGAGGCAATAGTATTCGGGGTGAGACAGTGACATATCTGATTGATGAAGGACGATTTGTCGCCACACCCAAGAGTGGTCGTCAAGTAGAATCCATCTACATTGTCAACGACAGCCAAGTAAACCAAGCGACTACACCTGCCCCAAACACACCTCCCCTTCAGCGTTCTAATTAA
- the typA gene encoding translational GTPase TypA, with translation MTLPIRNVAIIAHVDHGKTTLVDALLKQSGIFREGEDVPDCVMDSNALERERGITILSKNTAVKYKETLINIVDTPGHADFGGEVERVLGMVDGCILIVDANEGPMPQTRFVLKKALEKGLRPIVVVNKIDRPQADPYGAIDKVLDLFLELGADEDQCDFPYLFASGLSGYAKNDLDDEPKDMQPLFDAILRHVPPPVGDVNKPLQLQVTTLDYSEYLGRIVIGRIHNGTIRMGQQAALVTESGNIVKGKITKLMGFEGLKRVEMEEASAGYIVAVAGFADANIGETITDPNEPQALPLIKVDEPTLQMTFWVNDSPFAGQEGKLVTSRQVRDRLFRELETNVALRVEETDSPDKFLVSGRGELHLGILIETMRREGYEFQVSQPQVIYREVNGQPCEPYELLVLDVPEDGVGSCIERLGQRRGEMQDMQVGGNGRTQLEFVIPARGLIGFRGEFMRMTRGEGIMNHSFLDYRPLSGDIEARNKGVLIAFEEGVSTFYAMKNAEDRGVFFITPGTKVYKGMIVGEHNRPQDLELNVCKTKQLTNHRAASGDELVQLQAPVEMSLERALEYIGPDELVEVTPKSIRLRKMAKKLAKR, from the coding sequence ATGACGCTCCCAATCCGTAACGTCGCTATTATCGCCCACGTAGATCACGGCAAAACAACCCTCGTTGATGCTCTTCTCAAACAATCCGGCATTTTCCGTGAAGGGGAAGACGTTCCGGACTGCGTCATGGACTCCAATGCCCTGGAAAGGGAACGAGGCATTACTATTCTTTCTAAGAATACTGCTGTTAAATACAAAGAAACGCTGATCAATATTGTTGACACTCCCGGACACGCTGATTTTGGCGGCGAAGTGGAACGGGTTCTTGGGATGGTTGATGGTTGCATCCTAATTGTAGATGCCAATGAAGGCCCCATGCCCCAAACCCGCTTTGTGTTGAAGAAAGCCTTAGAAAAGGGACTCCGCCCGATTGTCGTCGTCAACAAAATTGATCGCCCGCAAGCTGATCCCTATGGTGCAATTGATAAAGTCTTAGACCTGTTCCTAGAACTAGGTGCAGACGAAGATCAATGTGATTTCCCCTATTTGTTCGCCTCTGGTTTAAGTGGCTATGCCAAAAATGACTTGGATGACGAACCTAAGGACATGCAGCCCCTGTTTGATGCTATTCTTCGTCATGTTCCACCACCAGTAGGGGATGTCAACAAGCCATTACAATTGCAAGTCACCACCCTAGATTATTCTGAATATCTGGGACGGATTGTGATCGGTAGAATTCACAACGGTACAATCCGCATGGGACAGCAGGCCGCCTTAGTTACAGAAAGTGGAAATATTGTCAAGGGCAAAATCACGAAATTGATGGGCTTTGAAGGCTTGAAGCGGGTAGAAATGGAAGAAGCCTCTGCTGGTTATATTGTGGCAGTGGCTGGTTTTGCCGATGCGAATATTGGTGAAACAATCACTGATCCTAACGAACCCCAGGCTTTACCACTGATCAAAGTCGATGAACCAACATTACAAATGACCTTTTGGGTGAATGATTCACCCTTCGCAGGTCAAGAAGGTAAGTTGGTAACTTCTCGACAAGTGCGCGATCGCCTTTTCCGCGAATTAGAAACTAACGTCGCCCTCCGCGTCGAAGAAACCGACTCTCCTGATAAATTCCTGGTTTCCGGTCGTGGTGAGTTACACCTGGGTATCTTGATTGAAACCATGCGCCGTGAAGGCTACGAATTCCAAGTATCTCAGCCACAGGTAATTTACCGCGAAGTTAACGGTCAACCTTGTGAACCTTACGAACTTCTAGTACTGGACGTTCCCGAAGATGGTGTTGGTAGCTGTATTGAACGCCTTGGACAACGTCGCGGTGAAATGCAAGATATGCAAGTTGGTGGTAATGGACGCACCCAACTAGAGTTTGTCATTCCCGCGCGTGGTTTAATCGGATTTCGGGGTGAATTCATGCGGATGACACGGGGCGAAGGGATTATGAACCACAGTTTCCTTGATTACCGCCCCCTCAGTGGAGATATTGAAGCCCGTAATAAAGGTGTACTGATTGCTTTTGAAGAAGGTGTTTCCACCTTCTATGCAATGAAGAACGCCGAAGATAGAGGTGTATTCTTTATTACTCCCGGCACAAAAGTCTATAAGGGTATGATTGTCGGTGAACACAATCGTCCCCAAGACTTAGAATTAAATGTCTGCAAAACTAAGCAGCTTACCAACCACCGCGCTGCTAGTGGTGATGAGTTAGTACAGTTGCAAGCACCAGTAGAAATGAGTCTTGAGCGTGCTTTGGAATACATCGGTCCAGATGAATTGGTGGAAGTTACACCCAAATCAATTCGTTTGCGGAAGATGGCGAAGAAGTTGGCAAAACGTTAA
- a CDS encoding DUF58 domain-containing protein, giving the protein MKIIKPITNWLEIRASTPAYSGWVLTGIAICFFGAAINTMAGWLYAISGISFALLGIAAVLPPRSLFHLVVKRHPISPVTAGNDLKVELDIINPTKKPVNLLQVADVLPFILGKPQQQAIETILPQNTYRWMYYYPTQRRGIYRWETVELASGAPLGLFWCRRQRECTARVIVYPPVLNLVSCPLIDRIGQEDSRRGDPRGLPLQTANEGLVRSLRPYRIGDPMRLIHWRTSARYGELRLRELEFITAAQKTVIALDSSTKWEESSFEQAVIAAASLYVYAQKQQIQVQMWTAFTGLVTGDRVVMESLAATHPGEDATNLPPTNEALIWLTQNPLTLSSLPSGSRWLLWQNLQTATEQVVVNRDYSGIVVQPGQSLQLQLQQALS; this is encoded by the coding sequence ATGAAAATTATTAAACCTATTACTAATTGGTTAGAAATCCGTGCTTCTACTCCTGCATACAGTGGTTGGGTATTGACAGGAATCGCTATTTGCTTTTTTGGGGCTGCGATTAATACAATGGCTGGCTGGCTTTATGCGATTAGTGGGATTAGTTTTGCCTTACTTGGTATAGCTGCTGTCTTACCACCGCGATCGCTCTTTCATTTAGTAGTTAAGCGCCATCCAATTTCACCAGTCACAGCTGGAAACGATCTAAAGGTTGAATTGGATATTATCAATCCTACAAAGAAGCCAGTTAACTTGCTGCAAGTTGCAGATGTGCTACCCTTCATCTTGGGAAAACCACAACAGCAAGCCATAGAAACTATCCTGCCTCAGAACACTTACCGTTGGATGTACTATTACCCTACCCAACGCCGGGGTATTTATCGCTGGGAGACTGTTGAACTAGCTAGTGGTGCGCCTTTAGGGCTGTTTTGGTGTCGTCGCCAGCGTGAATGTACAGCGAGGGTCATAGTCTATCCCCCAGTGTTAAACCTTGTCAGTTGTCCTTTGATAGATAGAATTGGGCAAGAAGACAGTCGCAGAGGCGATCCTCGTGGTCTACCTTTGCAGACAGCCAACGAAGGACTGGTGCGATCGCTACGTCCTTACCGCATAGGTGATCCCATGCGTCTAATTCACTGGCGTACTAGCGCTCGTTACGGGGAATTGCGGTTACGAGAGTTAGAATTTATTACTGCGGCACAAAAGACAGTTATTGCCCTTGATAGCAGTACTAAATGGGAAGAATCAAGTTTTGAACAAGCAGTAATTGCCGCAGCTTCACTGTATGTTTACGCACAAAAACAGCAAATACAAGTACAAATGTGGACAGCATTTACAGGTTTAGTCACAGGCGATCGCGTCGTTATGGAATCCTTAGCAGCAACTCATCCTGGTGAAGATGCTACAAATCTTCCTCCTACAAATGAAGCATTAATTTGGCTCACCCAAAATCCCTTAACCCTTTCTTCGCTTCCAAGTGGTAGTCGTTGGTTATTGTGGCAAAATCTGCAAACAGCAACAGAACAAGTAGTGGTGAATCGAGACTATTCCGGGATTGTTGTGCAACCAGGGCAATCACTACAACTCCAGCTACAACAGGCTTTGAGTTGA
- a CDS encoding DUF1995 family protein: MAELPNSLEDAIAQARIATQAAIADGYTRLQVELLFPELKLMEVAQQFLPMFAQYNDKLKVFFADAGGAGLARRDWTDVPFKITDIGTGRAASIDSKVQPEDEIFLFIAPGSPEVPQLEKICAVIGDRPLVMLNPFLEDAGKIGIGYAARQTRIRFLSTIESCYYLRSVYPDVALFRCYPGLWEILVENNGEYQKIAQLPQKPSGDDLDMILAKGQAATATAQGETTAAVPGKKPSVFRGLQRFIKALRN; encoded by the coding sequence ATGGCTGAACTACCAAACTCTTTAGAAGATGCGATCGCCCAAGCGCGTATAGCTACCCAAGCCGCGATTGCAGATGGCTATACTCGGTTACAAGTTGAGTTGTTGTTTCCAGAATTGAAATTGATGGAGGTAGCCCAGCAATTTCTGCCCATGTTTGCACAATACAACGACAAACTCAAAGTTTTCTTTGCAGATGCGGGTGGTGCTGGTCTTGCCCGTCGCGACTGGACAGATGTACCATTTAAAATCACCGATATCGGTACTGGTAGGGCTGCCTCTATTGACTCAAAAGTTCAACCAGAAGATGAAATTTTCTTGTTTATCGCCCCTGGTTCCCCAGAAGTGCCACAATTAGAAAAAATTTGTGCGGTAATAGGCGATCGCCCCTTAGTAATGCTAAATCCTTTTCTGGAAGATGCCGGCAAGATAGGTATTGGTTACGCTGCTAGGCAAACCCGTATCCGTTTTCTTAGCACAATAGAATCTTGTTACTACTTGCGTTCTGTATATCCAGATGTCGCATTATTTCGTTGTTATCCTGGATTATGGGAAATTTTGGTAGAAAATAACGGAGAGTATCAAAAAATCGCACAATTACCACAAAAACCCTCCGGCGACGACTTAGACATGATTCTTGCTAAAGGACAAGCCGCAACAGCAACAGCACAAGGAGAAACTACCGCAGCAGTACCAGGGAAAAAGCCAAGTGTGTTTAGGGGTTTGCAGAGGTTCATCAAAGCACTAAGGAATTAG
- a CDS encoding DUF433 domain-containing protein: MSYRDIITIEPDKRGGKPCIRRMRITVYDVLGWLAVGMSHAEILEDFPELTQKDIRACLEFAADREHRLVASVGAT, encoded by the coding sequence ATGAGCTATCGCGATATTATTACGATTGAGCCAGACAAGCGAGGTGGTAAGCCTTGTATTCGGCGGATGCGGATTACTGTATATGATGTTCTAGGTTGGTTAGCAGTGGGTATGTCTCATGCAGAAATTTTAGAAGATTTTCCTGAGTTGACACAAAAGGATATTAGAGCCTGTCTAGAATTTGCTGCTGATCGCGAACATCGTTTAGTTGCTTCGGTAGGTGCTACTTGA
- a CDS encoding ferredoxin thioredoxin reductase catalytic beta subunit, with the protein MISPEVNTKSSDKNLEAMRHFSEQYAKRTGTYFCSEPSVTAVVIEGLAKHKDELGAPLCPCRHYEDKEAEVNAAFWNCPCVPMRERKECHCMLFLTPDNEFAGDKQEIALETIKQVRESMG; encoded by the coding sequence ATGATCTCACCAGAAGTAAATACTAAATCCAGCGATAAAAATTTAGAAGCAATGCGGCATTTTTCCGAACAATATGCCAAGCGCACTGGAACTTACTTCTGTTCTGAACCTTCTGTAACCGCCGTGGTAATAGAGGGACTTGCTAAACACAAAGATGAACTTGGAGCGCCTTTATGTCCCTGTCGCCACTACGAAGATAAAGAAGCAGAGGTCAACGCTGCTTTTTGGAACTGTCCTTGTGTACCAATGCGGGAACGTAAAGAGTGCCATTGTATGCTTTTCCTCACCCCAGATAATGAGTTTGCTGGCGACAAACAAGAAATTGCTTTGGAAACAATCAAACAAGTGCGCGAAAGCATGGGTTAA
- a CDS encoding DUF309 domain-containing protein, whose amino-acid sequence MSDDQPQQFWQGVEQFNTGEFYACHDTLEALWMEATEPEKTFYQGILQIAVALYHLGNHNWRGAAILLGEGSNRLRRYPSVYGGIDVDELLEQSAALLRTLQQTEPEKLATMKLGEAEALPLPKIVVGTED is encoded by the coding sequence ATGAGTGATGACCAACCCCAGCAATTCTGGCAAGGTGTAGAACAGTTCAATACAGGAGAATTCTACGCTTGTCATGACACTCTAGAGGCTCTATGGATGGAAGCAACAGAGCCAGAGAAAACTTTTTATCAAGGAATTTTACAAATAGCAGTAGCACTGTACCATTTGGGTAATCACAATTGGCGAGGCGCAGCAATTTTGTTAGGAGAAGGTAGCAACCGCCTGCGGCGTTATCCATCTGTTTACGGCGGTATCGATGTAGATGAATTATTAGAGCAAAGTGCTGCATTATTAAGAACATTACAACAAACAGAACCAGAGAAACTAGCCACGATGAAATTAGGGGAGGCTGAAGCATTGCCTTTACCCAAAATAGTAGTAGGGACTGAAGACTAG
- a CDS encoding HD domain-containing protein, with the protein MLSERFTQALTYATQLHANQVRKGSGVPYIAHLLGVASIALEYGANEDEAIAALLHDAVEDQGGAATREEIRRRFGDNVTAIVNGCTDADTTPKPPWRERKEAYIAHIPTASSSVLLVSAADKLHNAQSILKDYRILGASLWQRFQGGKAGTLWYYRALVTAFYQTGSSPIFAELERVVSELERLVVKDER; encoded by the coding sequence ATGTTATCAGAACGCTTTACCCAAGCCCTTACCTACGCTACCCAACTGCACGCGAACCAGGTTCGCAAAGGTTCAGGTGTTCCCTATATTGCTCATTTGTTGGGTGTTGCTAGTATTGCCTTAGAATATGGGGCAAATGAAGATGAAGCGATCGCTGCACTTTTGCATGATGCAGTCGAGGATCAAGGCGGTGCTGCTACACGGGAAGAAATTCGCCGTCGCTTTGGCGATAATGTAACTGCAATTGTCAATGGTTGCACTGACGCCGATACTACACCTAAACCTCCGTGGCGAGAACGTAAAGAAGCATACATTGCTCATATTCCTACTGCTTCCTCTTCTGTGTTACTTGTGAGTGCGGCTGATAAACTGCACAATGCCCAATCAATTCTTAAAGATTATCGGATTTTGGGCGCATCGCTTTGGCAACGATTTCAAGGAGGCAAAGCAGGTACGCTTTGGTATTATCGGGCATTGGTAACTGCTTTTTACCAAACTGGTTCTAGTCCAATTTTTGCAGAATTAGAACGGGTAGTTTCGGAGTTGGAGAGGCTGGTAGTAAAAGATGAGAGGTAA
- a CDS encoding Uma2 family endonuclease translates to MLSQTTTRRFTLDEYHRLIELGFFHEDERVELIRGELVQMVAKGTAHTTCCSNLIRELAQLVAGKAELRCQDPITLPSDSEPEPDFAIVRSTPDNYLSAHPTPADIFLVIEIADSSLDYDRDVKMPLYAEAEISHYWIFNVVTNQLEAYSEPYKDSQNNFGYRFKRIFLANQSVELSIASPPLLDLSAVFPHKIS, encoded by the coding sequence ATGCTGAGCCAGACAACAACGCGACGCTTTACACTAGACGAGTACCATCGTTTAATTGAACTAGGTTTTTTCCACGAAGACGAACGTGTCGAACTCATTCGCGGTGAACTAGTACAGATGGTAGCCAAAGGAACAGCACACACAACCTGTTGCAGTAATTTAATTCGAGAACTAGCACAATTAGTCGCTGGTAAAGCTGAGTTACGATGCCAAGATCCTATAACTCTACCATCAGACAGTGAACCCGAACCCGATTTTGCCATAGTTCGTTCCACTCCCGATAATTACTTATCTGCACACCCCACACCTGCAGATATTTTTCTAGTCATTGAGATTGCAGATTCGTCTTTAGATTATGATCGCGATGTTAAGATGCCTTTGTATGCCGAGGCTGAAATTTCTCACTACTGGATATTTAATGTAGTTACTAATCAATTAGAAGCTTACAGCGAACCTTATAAAGATTCTCAAAATAATTTTGGCTACCGCTTCAAACGCATATTTTTAGCGAATCAATCAGTTGAATTATCTATAGCCTCACCTCCATTGCTGGATTTATCTGCTGTTTTTCCTCACAAAATTTCTTAA